One part of the Eulemur rufifrons isolate Redbay chromosome 16, OSU_ERuf_1, whole genome shotgun sequence genome encodes these proteins:
- the LOC138397071 gene encoding olfactory receptor 6C2-like, with the protein MMKNDTVKTFILLGLTDDPQLQVLIFIFLFLTYMLSVTGNLTIITLTFVDSHLKTPMYFFLKNFSFLEISFTSACVPRYLYNIATGDKVITYNDCVIQVFFTDLCGVTEFFLLAAMSYDRYVAICKPLHYVTVMNSRVCRILIICCWVAGLCIIIPPLSLGLNLKFCDSNMIDHFGCDAFPLVKISCSDTWFMEQTVIICAVLTLNMTLTCVVLSYAYIIKTIFRFPSVQQRKKAFSTCSSHMIVVSITYGTCIFIYMNPTAKEEVTVNKVVSLLISSILPTLNPFIYTLRNNQVKKAFKNTIKRIALLSTK; encoded by the coding sequence ATGATGAAAAATGATACAGTAAAAACATTCATTCTTCTGGGACTCACAGATGACCCTCAGCTGCAGGtcctaatttttatctttctatttctcaCCTACATGTTGAGTGTAACTGGAAACCTGACCATCATCACACTCACCTTTGTGGATTCTCACCTTAAAACACCCAtgtactttttcttaaaaaatttctccttcttagaAATCTCATTCACATCTGCTTGTGTTCCTAGATACTTATATAACATAGCAACAGGTGACAAGGTCATTACCTATAATGACTGTGTCATCCAAGTGTTTTTTACTGACCTCTGTGGAGTAACAGAATTTTTTCTCCTAGCTGCTATGTCatatgaccgctatgtggccatctgcaagcccctGCATTATGTGACCGTCATGAACAGCAGAGTTTGCAGGATTCTCATCATCTGTTGTTGGGTGGCTGGTTTATGCATAATAATCCCTCCACTTAGCCTGGGTTTAAATCTAAAATTCTGTGACTCTAACATGATTGATCATTTTGGTTGCGATGCATTTCCCCTGGTGAAAATCTCATGCTCAGACACATGGTTCATGGAACAGACGGTTATCATCTGTGCTGTGCTGACCCTGAATATGACTCTAACTTGTGTAGTTCTGTCATACGCTTACATCATCAAGACAATTTTTAGATTCCCTTCTGTCCAGCAAAGGAAAAAGGCCTTTTCCACATGTTCTTCCCACATGATTGTGGTTTCCATCACCTATGGCACGTGCATTTTCATCTACATGAATCCTACAGCAAAGGAAGAAGTGACCGTTAATAAAGTAgtttctttgctcatttcttcTATTTTGCCTACATTGAACCCATTTATTTATACCCTGAGAAACAATCAGGTAAAGAAAGCCTTCAAGAACACAATCAAAAGAATTGCATTGCTCTCaactaagtaa
- the LOC138397060 gene encoding olfactory receptor 6C2-like: MRNKTVTTFILLGLTDNQQLQVPIFIFLFLTYMLSITGNMTIISLILVDSHLKTAMYYFLQNFAFLEISFTSACIPRYLYNIATGDRMITYNACASQVFFTDLFGVTEFFLLAAMSYDRYVAICKPLHYVAIMSNTVCRRLVFCCWVAGLFIIIPPLSLGLNLEFCDSDTIDHFICDASPLLNISCSNTWFMEQTVIICAVLTLIMTLMCVVLSYIYIIKTILGFSSAQQKKKAFSTCSSHMIVVSITYGSCIFIYIKPSAKEEVAINKGVTVLTTSIAPMLNPFIYTLRNKQVRQAFNDSIKRIIIFSKK; the protein is encoded by the coding sequence ATGAGGAACAAAACAGTAACAACGTTCATTCTACTGGGACTGACGGATAACCAACAACTGCAGGTTCcgatttttatctttctctttctcacgtACATGCTGAGCATAACTGGAAACATGACTATTATCTCCCTCATCTTAGTGGATTCTCACCTTAAAACAGCCATGTACTATTTCCTACAAAATTTCGCTTTCTTGGAGATCTCTTTCACATCCGCTTGTATTCCCAGATACTTGTACAACATAGCAACAGGTGATAGGATGATTACTTATAATGCCTGTGCCAGCCAAGTATTTTTTACTGATCTTTTTGGAGTAACCGAATTTTTTCTCCTGGCCGCCATGTcctatgaccgctatgtggccatctgcaaaccgcTGCATTATGTGGCCATTATGAGTAACACAGTCTGCAGAAGACTTGTCTTTTGTTGTTGGGTAGCTGGTCTGTTTATTATAATCCCTCCACTTAGCCTGGGCCTAAATCTGGAATTTTGTGATTCTGATACCATTGATCATTTTATCTGTGATGCATCTCCCCTCCTGAATATCTCTTGTTCAAATACTTGGTTCATGGAACAGACTGTTATCATCTGTGCAGTGCTGACCCTCATTATGACACTTATGTGTGTAGTTCTGTCCTACATTTATATCATCAAGACAATTTTAGGATTCTCTTCTgcccagcaaaagaaaaaagccttttcCACCTGTTCTTCCCACATGATTGTGGTGTCCATCACCTATGGCAGCTGCATCTTCATCTATATCAAACCTTCTGCAAAGGAAGAAGTAGCCATTAACAAGGGTGTGACAGTCCTCACTACTTCCATCGCCCCCATGCTGAACCCATTCATTTACACACTGAGGAATAAGCAAGTCAGACAAGCCTTCAATGACTCAATCAAAAGAATCATAATATTTTCCAAGAAATAA
- the LOC138396975 gene encoding olfactory receptor 6C2-like has product MRNHTRLTTFILLGLTDDPQLQVLIFIFLLITYMLSITGNLTIISLTLMNSQLKSAMYFFLQNFSLLEISFTTVCIPRFLYSMSTGDKTITYNACASQLFFIILFGATEFFLLAIMSYDRYVAISKPLHYVTIMSSRVCRRFVLCCWVGGLLIIIPPLGLGLNLEFCDSNVIDHFLCDASPILKISCSDTWFIEQMVIACAVMTFIMTLVCVVLSYVYIIKTILKFPSAQQRRKAFSTCSSHMIVVSITYGSCIFIYIKPSAKEEMDINKGVSVLNTSMAPMLSPFIYTLRNKQVKRAFNDSIKRIAFLSKK; this is encoded by the coding sequence ATGAGAAACCATACAAGACTAACAACATTCATCCTCCTGGGATTGACTGATGACCCACAACTtcaagttttaatatttatatttctgcttATCACTTACATGTTGAGTATAACTGGAAATCTGACAATTATCTCCCTCACCTTAATGAATTCTCAACTTAAATCTGCCATGtactttttccttcaaaatttctcCCTCTTGGAGATCTCATTCACTACTGTCTGTATTCCCAGATTCCTTTACAGCATGTCTACTGGAGATAAGACCATTACTTATAATGCTTGTGCTAGTCAACTATTTTTTATCATACTTTTTGGAGCAACAGAATTTTTTCTCCTTGCCATCATGTcctatgaccgctatgtggccatcagCAAACCCCTGCATTATGTAACCATCATGAGCAGCAGAGTCTGCAGAAGGTTTGTCCTCTGCTGTTGGGTAGGAGGCTTGTTAATCATAATCCCTCCACTTGGCCTAGGCTTAAATCTGGAGTTCTGTGATTCAAATGTCATTGATCATTTTCTCTGTGATGCATCTCCTATTCTCAAGATCTCTTGCTCAGACACATGGTTCATAGAGCAGATGGTTATAGCCTGTGCTGTGATGACTTTCATCATGACTCTTGTGTGTGTAGTTCTTTCCTATGTATATATCATCAAGACAATCCTAAAATTTCCCTCTGCTCAGCAAAGGAGAAAGGCTTTCTCCACCTGTTCTTCTCACATGATTGTTGTGTCCATCACCTATGGAAGCtgcattttcatttacattaaaccttcagcaaaagaagaaatggacATTAATAAGGGTGTGTCGGTACTCAACACTTCCATGGCACCAATGCTAAGCCCGTTTATATACACCTTGAGGAACAAGCAAGTGAAGCGAGCATTCAATGACTCAATCAAAAGAATTGCATTTctctcaaagaaatag